A window of Salmo trutta chromosome 31, fSalTru1.1, whole genome shotgun sequence contains these coding sequences:
- the LOC115170033 gene encoding nucleolin — translation MAKSGKATQLKTSKKKTGKISEDNNSEGQTDSPASTEEEAATTPQVIVSTEPEENKVKDAPASGAEQMDTTTDAEKVKVQAVAATPVKRKAEAEDETSPAKKTKCINDGFCLFVGSLNASKKMEEINDALANFFTSHSLLFQDIRVDITKKFAYVDFYTEENLTKALELNGETILDRKMRLGKAKVKDPTVDDKKAKDARTLFVKNIPFAATKEDLKKVFDTAVEIRFPGGIGTPSKGIAYIEFKTEAIAEKVLEEKQGIDVQGRVIVIDFLGEKSQQQKIIKAPAEVTPNNELLVTNLAYAAKEDALKEIFLKAVSVKIPQSNGKPRGHAFIQFESVEDAKEALESSVNKEISGKAIRVEFNQKRPEGDKGNSVPSKTLMVRNLAEETSEETLKSVFEGAIEARVTKDKETGISRGFGFVDFESPEVCKVVKDAMADLQIDGSKVTLVYAKPQGERGPRGEGAGFNRRFRGKPGARGGFRGRGGGFRGGRGGRGSGGGKRT, via the exons ATGGCAAAGTCAGGCAAA GCAACCCAATTAAAGACCTCTAAAAAGAAAACTGGAAAGATCAGCGAGGACAATAACTCTG AGGGCCAGACTGATTCTCCAGCATCGACAGAGGAGGAAGCTGCCACTACTCCACAGGTCATCGTTTCCACAGAACCTGAAGAGAACAAGGTCAAAGATGCCCCAG CTTCAGGAGCGGAACAGATGGACACAACTACTGATGCGGAAAAGGTTAAGGTCCAGG CTGTTGCAGCAACCCCAGTAAAGAGAAAAGCGGAAGCAGAGGATGAGACTTCTCCAGCGAAGAAGACAAAGTGCATTAATGATG gtttttgTCTTTTTGTTGGAAGCTTGAACGCGTCCAAGAAAATGGAGGAAATTAATGATGCCTTGGCAAACTTCTTCACATCGCATAGTCTGTTGTTTCAGGATATTCGAGTGGACATTACAAA GAAATTTGCATATGTCGACTTTTACACAGAGGAAAACTTGACAAAAGCCCTTGAGCTGAATGGGGAGACGATCCTGGACCGAAAGATGAGGCTAGGCAAGGCCAAGGTCAAAGACCCCACAGTAGATGACAAAAAAG CTAAAGATGCCAGGACCTTGTTTGTCAAGAATATCCCATTTGCAGCAACAAAGGAGGACTTGAAGAAAGTCTTTGACACGGCTGTCGAAATCAGGTTTCCTGGAGGCATTGGCACCCCAAGCAAAGG AATTGCCTACATAGAGTTCAAAACGGAGGCCATTGCTGAGAAAGTGCTGGAGGAGAAGCAGGGGATTGATGTCCAAGGCCGTGTAATCGTTATTGACTTTTTGGGAGAAAAGagccaacaacaaaaaataatcaaAGCTCCAG CTGAGGTCACACCAAATAACGAATTACTGGTGACCAACCTGGCTTATGCTGCAAAAGAGGATGCCCTGAAGGAAATCTTTCTCAAAGCAGTCAGTGTCAAGATACCACAGAGCAATGGTAAACCAAGAGG TCATGCCTTCATTCAGTTTGAAAGTGTGGAAGATGCCAAAGAAGCCCTGGAATCATCGGTAAACAAAGAGATTAGTGGAAAAGCCATCAGAGTAGAGTTCAACCAGAAGAGGCCAGAAGGTGACAAAGGGAACTCTG TTCCTTCGAAGACGTTGATGGTCAGGAATCTTGCCGAGGAGACGAGTGAGGAGACTTTGAAAAGTGTCTTTGAAGGTGCCATTGAAGCTCGAGTCACCAAAGACAAGGAGACTGGCATATCTAGAGG GTTTGGCTTTGTGGACTTTGAGAGCCCAGAGGTCTGCAAGGTTGTCAAGGATGCCATGGCAGACCTTCAGATTGATGGGAGCAAGGTGACCCTGGTCTATGCCAAACCCCAGGGTGAAAGAGGACCTCGTGGAGAAGGAGCGGGCTTCAACAGGCGCTTCAGAGGGAAACCCGGTGCTAGAGGTGGCTTTAGAGGCAGAGGTGGCGGCTTCAGGGGTGGACGAGGAG GCAGAGGTAGTGGCGGCGGAAAGAGGacttaa